CATTTGAACAGGACCTACCGCCTGAACCGGCAGCACGGTTTGAACTCGCTAAAACCGAGCATGGATTTATCGTCAGTGGTGCAGAACCGCGGCGTGCTGTCCTAATGACGGATATGGGAAACGAACAAGCGTTGATTTTGTTGTATCGGAAGTTGAAAAACATGGGAGTGATGAATGCCCTCGCCCGCGAAGGCGCAGTGGAAGGAGACACGGTCCAGATCGATGAATTCGAGTTCACCTATAGTCCAAGAGCGATGCGATCTGACTGAGGCACGCGCCTGTCTCTCAAACGTGAAACGTATCGTTGTGAAGGTCGGTAGCAGCACCATTGCAGACGAAGGGCACCTCAACGAAGCTGCTCTGATTGGGCTGGTCCACGATTTAGCACTCGTAAAGCAAGAGGGTGTGGAGGTTATCCTTGTCACATCAGGGGCAATCGCCGCTGGCTGGCCTGGACTTGGTCTGAAACAGCGTCCGCAAACACTACCACACCTACAAGCCTCTGCTGCAGTCGGACAAATCCGATTAATGGCGGCTTATGAGGAGTGGTTCCGCAGCTACGAACAGCGGACGGCACTTATGCTCCTCACGCGGGACGATTTCTCGAATCGGGAACGCTATACCCGCATGAACGATACCCTCCGCGCCCTGCTCCATCACGACGTGATCCCCATCATCAACGAAAACGACACCGTCGCGGTTGATGAAATCAAAGTCGGTGATAACGATACCCTCTCTGCTTACGTAACAAACCTCGCCCAAGCGGAACTCTTGGTTATCCTCTCTGATCAGGCAGGCTTTTACACCTCCGATCCGAGGGACAGCCCAGACCCGGAACTTATCCACACCGTCAGCACGATTTCAGAAGAGATATGGCAAGCCGCTGGCGAGGCTGGCACGACGAGCGGCACGGGTGGGATGGTGACGAAACTGCGCGCTGCTGACATTGTCACTGGATCTGGTGAAATGATGGTGCTGGCGCACGGACGAGAGCCGCTTGTTGTCACACGGCTCTTGAAGGGTGAGTTGCTTGGAACGCTCTTCCTGCCACAATCTCGTATTTCTGGACGCAAGCGGTGGATCGCCTACTCCCGTCCCCCAAAAGGCAGGCT
The sequence above is a segment of the Candidatus Poribacteria bacterium genome. Coding sequences within it:
- the proB gene encoding glutamate 5-kinase; protein product: MNSSSPIVQERCDLTEARACLSNVKRIVVKVGSSTIADEGHLNEAALIGLVHDLALVKQEGVEVILVTSGAIAAGWPGLGLKQRPQTLPHLQASAAVGQIRLMAAYEEWFRSYEQRTALMLLTRDDFSNRERYTRMNDTLRALLHHDVIPIINENDTVAVDEIKVGDNDTLSAYVTNLAQAELLVILSDQAGFYTSDPRDSPDPELIHTVSTISEEIWQAAGEAGTTSGTGGMVTKLRAADIVTGSGEMMVLAHGREPLVVTRLLKGELLGTLFLPQSRISGRKRWIAYSRPPKGRLIVDDGARNALVQGGKSLLPAGIRRVEGSFDYSDTVSCLTEKGVEFARGLVNYNAVETTKLAGKHTKDIEKILGYRDYDEIIHRDNLVLLD